A single region of the Corallococcus caeni genome encodes:
- a CDS encoding 6-phosphofructokinase: MKVAVLTGGGDCPGLNAVIRAIVRRASEHGFEMMGLRDGWKGLLDDNHFRLTRETTSGILHRGGTILGTSRVNPFKVENGLERVKRAIERNGIHAVIAIGGEGTLSAATRMSQEGLRIVGVPKTIDNDLNGTDFTFGFDTAVSIATEAVDRLHSTAESHKRVIVCEVMGRHVGWIATYAGIAGGADVILVPEIPADLEAVAQHLVRRNAGGRTFSIVVVAEGTRIKLSAEQNEQLVTTGALDEAGRPRLGGVGNIVAAEIERRTGFETRVSVLGHIQRGGAPTAHDRVLATRFGVHACDMVARGEFGRMAALRGNDIVSENLAEATRELKRVPKEFFEVAQVFFG; this comes from the coding sequence GATGGGCCTGCGGGATGGATGGAAGGGCCTGCTGGACGACAACCACTTCCGCCTCACGCGGGAGACCACCTCCGGCATCCTCCACCGGGGTGGCACCATCCTGGGGACCTCGCGCGTCAACCCGTTCAAGGTGGAGAACGGCCTGGAGCGCGTGAAGCGCGCCATCGAGCGCAACGGCATCCACGCCGTCATCGCCATCGGCGGCGAGGGCACGCTGTCCGCCGCCACGCGCATGTCGCAGGAGGGCCTGCGCATCGTCGGCGTGCCGAAGACCATCGACAACGACCTCAACGGCACCGACTTCACCTTCGGCTTCGACACCGCGGTCTCCATCGCCACGGAGGCGGTGGACCGGCTGCACTCCACCGCGGAGTCCCACAAGCGCGTCATCGTCTGCGAGGTGATGGGCCGGCACGTCGGCTGGATTGCCACCTACGCGGGCATCGCCGGCGGCGCGGACGTCATCCTCGTCCCGGAGATCCCCGCGGACCTGGAGGCCGTCGCGCAGCACCTGGTGCGCCGCAACGCGGGCGGGCGCACCTTCTCCATCGTCGTGGTGGCGGAGGGCACGCGCATCAAGCTGTCCGCGGAGCAGAACGAGCAACTGGTCACCACGGGCGCCCTGGACGAAGCGGGCCGGCCGCGCCTGGGCGGCGTGGGCAACATCGTCGCCGCGGAGATTGAGCGGCGCACCGGCTTCGAGACGCGCGTCTCCGTGCTGGGCCACATCCAGCGCGGCGGCGCCCCCACGGCGCACGACCGGGTGCTCGCCACCCGGTTCGGCGTGCATGCGTGCGACATGGTGGCCCGCGGCGAGTTCGGCAGGATGGCCGCCCTGCGCGGCAACGACATCGTCAGTGAGAACCTGGCGGAGGCCACCCGGGAGCTCAAGCGCGTGCCCAAGGAGTTCTTCGAGGTCGCGCAGGTTTTCTTCGGCTGA